A genomic stretch from Falco cherrug isolate bFalChe1 chromosome 1, bFalChe1.pri, whole genome shotgun sequence includes:
- the FBXL5 gene encoding F-box/LRR-repeat protein 5 isoform X2 yields MLPPPLAPRLYGENMAPFPEEVDVFSAPHWRMKQLVGLYCDKLSKTNFSNNNDFRALLQSLYATFKEFKMHEQIENECIIGLLQQRSRTVYNVHSDNKLSEMLSLFEKGLKNVKNEYEQLNYAKQLKERLEAFTRDFLPHMKEEEEVFQPMLMEYFTYEELKDIKKKVIAQHCSQKEAAELRGLSKWNQAEELQKVFKYSVDEKADQETEVTGHTTNIANLPPEVMLTIFSYLNPQELCQCSQVSTEWSQLAKTGSLWKHLYPVRWARGDWYSGPAADLETEPDEEWVKNRKDESRAFQEWDEDADIDESEDAAEDSLAINIAQMEKRLLHGLIHNVLPHVGSSVKTLVLAYSSAVSSKMVRQILELCPNLEYLDLTQTDISDSAFESWSSVGYCQNLRHLDLSGCEKITDVAIERISRALGIISTHHTRGILKSCRNRNVKMLWKNREITLQSNKKYNCLHEINNENLIEGGDSKQHWTKPDSSENFNSAYVWMLDADDLADIEDAAEWRHRNVEGFCLMEPTSHINCSASCYSREIYGLRTRGWQQHCASTDLIYCGHSFCCAGTALRTIRALPESSALCKKTTRTKQSEKKDSAYSGSEKTDEETARVLQFLSLSGCFQITDRALRALTLGGGLPHLEHLNLSGCLTVTGAGLQDLVSACPSLKDEHFYYCDNINGPHAETASGCQNLQCGFRACCRSGE; encoded by the exons ctATCCAAGACCAACTTCTCCAACAACAATGACTTTCGGGCTCTTTTGCAGTCTCTTTATGCCACATTCAAGGAATTTAAAATGCATGAGCAGATTGAAAATGAGTGTATCATTGGTTTACTTCAGCAACGCAGCCGAACAGTGTACAATGTACACTCGGACAACAAACTCTCAGAGATGCTTAGCCTCTTTGAGAAAGGATTGAAGAATGTAAAG aATGAATACGAACAGCTAAACTAtgcaaaacagctgaaagagaGATTGGAAGCCTTTACCAGGGATTTCCTTCCTCATatgaaagaggaggaggag gTTTTTCAGCCAATGTTGATGGAATACTTTACTTATGAAGAACTGAAAGACATTAAGAAGAAAGTAATTGCACAGCACTGCTCGCAGAAGGAAGCTGCAGAATTAAGAGGTCTTAGTAAGTGGAATCAAGCAGAAGAGCTTCAGAAGGTCTTTAAGTATTCTGTGGATGAGAAAGCAGATCAAG AAACCGAAGTAACAGGGCACACCACAAATATTGCTAATCTTCCTCCTGAAGTAATGCTGACCATTTTCAGTTACCTTAACCCCCAAGAGTTATGTCAGTGTAGTCAAGTAAGCACTGAATGGTCACAGTTGGCTAAAACTGGATCTCTCTGGAAACATCTTTATCCTGTTCGCTGGGCCAGAG GTGATTGGTATAGTGGTCCTGCAGCAGATCTTGAGACGGAACCTGATGAGGAATGggtaaaaaatagaaaagatgaaAGTCGTGCTTTCCAGGAATGGGATGAAGATGCTGACATAGATGAATCTG aaGACGCAGCTGAAGATTCACTTGCCATTAATATAGCACAAATGGAAAAACGTTTACTTCATGGCTTAATTCATAATGTCCTCCCGCATGTAGGCTCCTCAGTGAAGACATTAGTATTGGCCTACAGTTCGGCAGTGTCTAGCAAAATG gttAGACAGATCTTGGAGCTTTGCCCCAACTTGGAATATTTGGATCTCACTCAAACTGATATTTCAGATTCTGCATTTGAAAG TTGGTCTTCAGTTGGTTATTGTCAAAATCTACGCCACCTTGATCTGTCTGGATGTGAGAAAATCACAGATGTGGCTATAGAGAGGATTTCCAGAGCACTGGGTATCATATCAACTCACCATACCAGAGGtattctgaaaagctgcagaaacaggAATGTTAAGATGCTGTGGAAAAACAGAGAGATTACTTTGCAGTCCAACAAGAAGTATAATTGTTTGCATGAAATCAACAATGAAAACCTAATTGAGGGAGGAGACAGCAAGCAGCATTGGACTAAACCTGACAGCTCAGAAAACTTTAATTCTGCTTATGTGTGGATGCTAGATGCGGATGACTTAGCTGACATTGAAGATGCTGCAGAGTGGAGACACAGAAATGTTGAAGGATTTTGTCTTATGGAACCAACATCCCATATTAATTGTTCTGCATCGTGCTACAGTAGAGAAATTTATGGATTAAGGACTAgagggtggcagcagcactgtgcttcTACTGACTTGATTTACTGCGGTCACTCATTTTGTTGTGCTGGGACAGCACTAAGAACTATTCGAGCACTTCCAGAGTCCTCTGCACTGTGTAAAAAAACAACAAGGACTAAGCAGTCAGAGAAAAAAGACTCTGCATACTCTGGGAGtgaaaaaacagatgaagagaCTGCACGagttcttcagtttctcagtcTGTCTGGATGTTTCCAGATCACAGACCGTGCTCTCAG GGCATTGACTCTCGGAGGCGGACTGCCACATTTGGAACACCTTAACCTCTCGGGTTGTCTCACTGTAACTGGTGCGGGCCTGCAGGATTTAGTTTCTGCATGCCCTTCTCTAAAAGATGAACACTTTTACTACTGTGACAACATTAACG GTCCCCATGCTGAAACCGCCAGTGGATGCCAGAATTTGCAGTGTGGTTTTCGGGCCTGCTGCCGCTCTGGCGAATGA
- the FBXL5 gene encoding F-box/LRR-repeat protein 5 isoform X1 yields the protein MLPPPLAPRLYGENMAPFPEEVDVFSAPHWRMKQLVGLYCDKLSKTNFSNNNDFRALLQSLYATFKEFKMHEQIENECIIGLLQQRSRTVYNVHSDNKLSEMLSLFEKGLKNVKNEYEQLNYAKQLKERLEAFTRDFLPHMKEEEEVFQPMLMEYFTYEELKDIKKKVIAQHCSQKEAAELRGLSKWNQAEELQKVFKYSVDEKADQETEVTGHTTNIANLPPEVMLTIFSYLNPQELCQCSQVSTEWSQLAKTGSLWKHLYPVRWARGDWYSGPAADLETEPDEEWVKNRKDESRAFQEWDEDADIDESEDAAEDSLAINIAQMEKRLLHGLIHNVLPHVGSSVKTLVLAYSSAVSSKMVRQILELCPNLEYLDLTQTDISDSAFESWSSVGYCQNLRHLDLSGCEKITDVAIERISRALGIISTHHTRGILKSCRNRNVKMLWKNREITLQSNKKYNCLHEINNENLIEGGDSKQHWTKPDSSENFNSAYVWMLDADDLADIEDAAEWRHRNVEGFCLMEPTSHINCSASCYSREIYGLRTRGWQQHCASTDLIYCGHSFCCAGTALRTIRALPESSALCKKTTRTKQSEKKDSAYSGSEKTDEETARVLQFLSLSGCFQITDRALRALTLGGGLPHLEHLNLSGCLTVTGAGLQDLVSACPSLKDEHFYYCDNINAYRRLFLGKEVCSGIMLENPSLLQNKKWSQQHGS from the exons ctATCCAAGACCAACTTCTCCAACAACAATGACTTTCGGGCTCTTTTGCAGTCTCTTTATGCCACATTCAAGGAATTTAAAATGCATGAGCAGATTGAAAATGAGTGTATCATTGGTTTACTTCAGCAACGCAGCCGAACAGTGTACAATGTACACTCGGACAACAAACTCTCAGAGATGCTTAGCCTCTTTGAGAAAGGATTGAAGAATGTAAAG aATGAATACGAACAGCTAAACTAtgcaaaacagctgaaagagaGATTGGAAGCCTTTACCAGGGATTTCCTTCCTCATatgaaagaggaggaggag gTTTTTCAGCCAATGTTGATGGAATACTTTACTTATGAAGAACTGAAAGACATTAAGAAGAAAGTAATTGCACAGCACTGCTCGCAGAAGGAAGCTGCAGAATTAAGAGGTCTTAGTAAGTGGAATCAAGCAGAAGAGCTTCAGAAGGTCTTTAAGTATTCTGTGGATGAGAAAGCAGATCAAG AAACCGAAGTAACAGGGCACACCACAAATATTGCTAATCTTCCTCCTGAAGTAATGCTGACCATTTTCAGTTACCTTAACCCCCAAGAGTTATGTCAGTGTAGTCAAGTAAGCACTGAATGGTCACAGTTGGCTAAAACTGGATCTCTCTGGAAACATCTTTATCCTGTTCGCTGGGCCAGAG GTGATTGGTATAGTGGTCCTGCAGCAGATCTTGAGACGGAACCTGATGAGGAATGggtaaaaaatagaaaagatgaaAGTCGTGCTTTCCAGGAATGGGATGAAGATGCTGACATAGATGAATCTG aaGACGCAGCTGAAGATTCACTTGCCATTAATATAGCACAAATGGAAAAACGTTTACTTCATGGCTTAATTCATAATGTCCTCCCGCATGTAGGCTCCTCAGTGAAGACATTAGTATTGGCCTACAGTTCGGCAGTGTCTAGCAAAATG gttAGACAGATCTTGGAGCTTTGCCCCAACTTGGAATATTTGGATCTCACTCAAACTGATATTTCAGATTCTGCATTTGAAAG TTGGTCTTCAGTTGGTTATTGTCAAAATCTACGCCACCTTGATCTGTCTGGATGTGAGAAAATCACAGATGTGGCTATAGAGAGGATTTCCAGAGCACTGGGTATCATATCAACTCACCATACCAGAGGtattctgaaaagctgcagaaacaggAATGTTAAGATGCTGTGGAAAAACAGAGAGATTACTTTGCAGTCCAACAAGAAGTATAATTGTTTGCATGAAATCAACAATGAAAACCTAATTGAGGGAGGAGACAGCAAGCAGCATTGGACTAAACCTGACAGCTCAGAAAACTTTAATTCTGCTTATGTGTGGATGCTAGATGCGGATGACTTAGCTGACATTGAAGATGCTGCAGAGTGGAGACACAGAAATGTTGAAGGATTTTGTCTTATGGAACCAACATCCCATATTAATTGTTCTGCATCGTGCTACAGTAGAGAAATTTATGGATTAAGGACTAgagggtggcagcagcactgtgcttcTACTGACTTGATTTACTGCGGTCACTCATTTTGTTGTGCTGGGACAGCACTAAGAACTATTCGAGCACTTCCAGAGTCCTCTGCACTGTGTAAAAAAACAACAAGGACTAAGCAGTCAGAGAAAAAAGACTCTGCATACTCTGGGAGtgaaaaaacagatgaagagaCTGCACGagttcttcagtttctcagtcTGTCTGGATGTTTCCAGATCACAGACCGTGCTCTCAG GGCATTGACTCTCGGAGGCGGACTGCCACATTTGGAACACCTTAACCTCTCGGGTTGTCTCACTGTAACTGGTGCGGGCCTGCAGGATTTAGTTTCTGCATGCCCTTCTCTAAAAGATGAACACTTTTACTACTGTGACAACATTAACG CTTATCGGAGATTGTTTTTGGGGAAGGAGGTATGTTCTGGGATCATGTTGGAAAACCCGTCGCTCTTGCAGAACAAAAAATGGAGCCAACAGCATGGAAGTTAG